The following are encoded in a window of Brachyhypopomus gauderio isolate BG-103 chromosome 18, BGAUD_0.2, whole genome shotgun sequence genomic DNA:
- the man1b1a gene encoding endoplasmic reticulum mannosyl-oligosaccharide 1,2-alpha-mannosidase: MYSPVRKDFVSLTLGEQHSHGYTNGKHRRRSCWRKWKQLSRLQRSLILFLLAFLLICGIFSYPSLLEQWRALSDEPVMDTTDNVVFQGLRPIPPGLVPKSIPGDIKDEPSQLLRPNVPVLPNAPALKKPPSKRRPPALQKRGNLSDWQTKDRAEPAVRREDEQERETKTIISWRGAMIEAEQGTEPPPSAHGKETPGPAELQGPAPLQPVAVKGVERAEAVREAFRHAWRGYRTYAWGHDELKPVSKTYGEWFGLGLTVIDALDTMWILNLKEEFEEAKKWVETELSFSKNVDVNLFESTIRILGGLLSTYHLTGDALFLDKAKDIGSRLMPAFNTPSRIPFSDVNLGKGTAHPPRWTADSTVAEVTSIQLEFRELSRLTQDPQYQKAVDEVTKKVHRLDGKRDGLVPMFININSGKFTHRGVFTLGARADSYYEYLLKQWLQGGKEEPELLEDYLQAVEGVKRNLLGQTSPSKLLFVGELSHGRLNPKMDHLVCFLPGTLALGAHNGLPADHMELAVQLMETCHQMYAQMETGLSPEIAHFNLQDPAGRDIDVKPADRHNLLRPETVESLFYMYRFTQDHKYQDWGWEIMQSFNKYTRVPSGGYTSIANVRDPANPGPKDKMESFFLGETLKYLFLLFSDDPELVSLDKFVFNTEAHPLPIWPSTS, encoded by the exons ATGTACTCTCCTGTGAGGAAAGACTTTGTCTCTTTGACTCTGGGGGAGCAGCACAGCCACGGCTACACCAACGGGAAACACCGGAGACGTTCCTGCTGGAGG AAATGGAAGCAGTTGTCTCGTTTACAGCGCAGTTTGATCCTGTTCCTGCTGGCCTTCCTGCTTATCTGTGGTATCTTCTCATACCCCAGCCTGTTGGAGCAGTGGAGAG CTCTGTCAGACGAACCGGTGATGGACACCACGGATAATGTGGTCTTCCAGGGTCTCAGGCCAATCCCTCCGGGTTTGGTCCCGAAATCCATCCCTGGGGACATAAAAGATGAGCCTTCCCAACTCCTGAGACCAAATGTCCCCGTCCTCCCCAACGCTCCCGCTCTG AAGAAGCCTCCGAGCAAACGTCGTCCTCCGGCCCTGCAAAAGAGAGGCAACCTGTCTGACTGGCAGACGAAGGACAGGGCGGAGCCAGCCGTCAGGAGAGAGGACGAACAGGAGAGAGAAACGAAAACCATCATTAG CTGGAGGGGGGCGATGATTGAAGCTGAGCAGGGCACAGAGCCCCCCCCTTCAGCCCACGGGAAGGAGACGCCGGGGCCCGCAGAGCTCCAGGGCCCCGCCCCTTTACAGCCAG TCGCTGTGAAAGGCGTTGAGCGTGCGGAGGCCGTGCGGGAGGCCTTCCGTCATGCGTGGAGGGGCTACAGGACGTACGCCTGGGGACACGACGAGCTGAAGCCCGTCTCCAAAACCTACGGCGAATGGTTCGGTTTGGGCCTCACCGTGATCGATGCGCTCGACACCATGTGGATCCTAAACCTCAAAGAAG AGTTTGAAGAGGCTAAGAAatgggtggagacagagctgtcGTTCTCGAAGAACGTGGACGTGAATCTGTTCGAGAGCACCATCCGCATTCTCGGAGGCCTGTTGAGCACCTATCACTTGACGGGAGACGCTCTGTTTCTGGACAAAGCT AAAGACATTGGCTCTCGATTGATGCCCGCCTTCAACACGCCGTCCAGAATCCCTTTCTCGGATGTGAATCTTGGCAAGGGCACCGCTCACCCCCCGCGCTGGACGGCCGACAGCACCGTGGCAGAGGTCACCAGCATACAGCTGGAGTTTCGAGAACTCAGCAGGCTCACTCAGGACCCGCAGTACCAG AAAGCAGTGGATGAGGTAACGAAGAAGGTCCACAGGCTGGATGGAAAGCGTGATGGTCTGGTGCCCATGTTCATCAACATAAACAGCGGCAAGTTCACCCACCGCGGGGTCTTCACGCTGGGAGCCCGCGCAGACAGCTACTACGAATACCTGCTCAAACAGTGGCTCCAGGGCGGGAAGGAGGAGCCAGA gttacTGGAGGACTATCTCCAGGCTGTGGAAGGTGTGAAGAGAAATCTCCTTGGACAGACTTCCCCCAGTAAGCTTCTTTTTGTAGGAGAGCTGTCCCATGGACGTCTTAACCCCAAAATG GATCATTTGGTGTGTTTCCTGCCGGGGACTCTGGCTCTGGGAGCCCATAATGGACTTCCTGCAGACCACATGGAGCTGGCGGTGCAGCTGATGGAGACGTGTCATCAGATGTACGCCCAGATGGAGACGGGCCTGAGCCCCGAGATCGCCCACTTCAACCTGCAGGACCCCGCCGGCCGTGACATAGACGTCAAG ccTGCAGATAGACACAACCTGTTGAGGCCAGAGACAGTAGAGAGTCTATTCTACATGTACAGATTCACCCAAGACCACAAATACCAAGACTGGGGTTGGGAAATAATGCAGAGCTTCAATAAATACACCAGG GTGCCAAGCGGTGGCTACACCTCCATAGCAAACGTACGTGACCCCGCTAATCCCGGCCCCAAAGACAAGATGGAGAGCTTCTTCCTCGGGGAGACTCTGAAGTACCTGTTCTTACTGTTCTCTGACGACCCGGAGCTGGTCAGCCTGGATAAGTTTGTGTTCAACACAGAGGCCCATCCCCTCCCTATCTGGCCATCCACCTCGTGA